One window of the Populus trichocarpa isolate Nisqually-1 chromosome 9, P.trichocarpa_v4.1, whole genome shotgun sequence genome contains the following:
- the LOC7456380 gene encoding guanine nucleotide-binding protein subunit beta-2, with protein MSVSELKERHVAATETVNSLGERLKQKRLLLLDTDIAGHARAQGRNPVSFGPTDLVCCRILQGHTGKVYSLDWTPEKNRIVSASQDGRLIVWNALTSQKTHAIKLPCAWVMTCAFSPAGQSVACGGLDSVCSIFNLNSPTDKDGNLTVSRMLSGHKGYVSSCQYVPDEDTHLITSSGDQTCVLWDITTGLRTSVFGGEFQSGHTADVLSVSISGSNSRMFVSGSCDSTARLWDTRVASRAVRTFHGHEGDVNAVKFFPDGNRFGTGSDDGTCRLFDVRTGHQLQVYYQQHGDNEIAHVTSIAFSISGRLLFAGYSNGDCYVWDTLLAEVVLNLGSLQNSHEGRISCLGLSADGSALCTGSWDTNLKIWAFGGHRKVI; from the exons ATGTCTGTTTCGGAGCTAAAGGAACGCCACGTGGCGGCGACTGAGACAGTGAATTCTTTGGGAGAACGATTGAAGCAGAAACGCCTTCTTTTACTTGATACAGata TTGCGGGACATGCGAGGGCGCAAGGGAGGAATCCGGTGAGTTTTGGGCCCACCGATCTGGTTTGTTGCAGGATTCTTCAAGGACACACTGGCAAg GTGTATTCATTGGATTGGACCCCTGAAAAGAATAGAATAGTAAGTGCATCTCAAGATGGGCGATTAATAGTATGGAATGCTCTAACAAGTCAGAAAACTCATGCCATAAAGCTACCCTGTGCATGGGTGATGACATGTGCTTTCTCTCCTGCTGGACAATCTGTTGCTTGTGGCGGTCTTGATAGTGTTTGCTCAATTTTTAACCTGAATTCACCAACCGATAAGGATGGGAATCTAACTGTCTCGAGAATGCTTAGTGGGCATAAGGGTTATGTTTCGTCTTGTCAGTATGTTCCAGATGAGGATACTCATCTGATAACAAGCTCTGGTGACCAGACATGTGTTTTGTGGGATATTACAACAGGCCTGAGAACTTCTGTGTTTGGAGGAGAATTTCAGTCTGGACATACTGCTGATGTGCTAAG TGTCTCAATTAGTGGATCAAACTCAAGAATGTTTGTGTCTGGTTCCTGCGATTCAACTGCCCGGTTGTGGGACACCCGTGTTGCAAGTCGAGCTGTGCGCACGTTTCATGGGCATGAAGGAGATGTTAATGCTGTAAAGTTCTTTCCAGATGGTAATAGATTTGGAACTGGTTCGGATGATGGAACTTGCAGGTTATTTGATGTCAGGACTGGGCACCAACTCCAAGTTTACTATCAACAGCATGGTGATAATGAGATCGCACATGTAACCTCAATTGCATTTTCAATATCAGGAAGACTTCTCTTTGCGGGATACTCAAACGGTGATTGTTATGTGTGGGACACTCTATTGGCCGAG GTTGTTTTGAACTTGGGATCTTTGCAGAACTCCCATGAGGGCCGGATCAGCTGTTTGGGTTTGTCAGCTGATGGAAGTGCCTTGTGTACAGGAAGTTGGGATACAAACCTAAAG aTTTGGGCTTTTGGAGGGCATAGGAAGGTAATCTGA
- the LOC7456379 gene encoding glucan endo-1,3-beta-glucosidase 7, whose product MAFSILILLYLLQSFNFASSQSFIGINYGQVADNLPPPSATAKLLQSTGVQKVRLYGADPAIIKALADTGIGIVIGAANGDIPALASDPNFATQWVNSNVLAYPSSKIILITVGNEVLLSNDQNLISQLLPAMQNMQKALSSASLGGKVKVSTVHSMAILSQSDPPSSGLFSPAYQDTMKGLLQFQKDNGSPIAVNPYPFFAYQSDPRPETLAFCLFQPNSGRVDSGNGMKYMNMFDAQVDAVRSALNAMGFNDIEILVAETGWPYKGDSNEVGPSVENARAYNGNLISRLRSMVGTPLMPGKSVDTYIFALYDEDLKPGPASERSFGLFKPDLSMTYDIGLSKSSLTPSTPVTSSPKPATVGWCVPKTGASEAQLQASLDYACGQGIDCGPIQPGGACFIPDTLASHAAYAINLYFQASAKSPWNCDFSETATLTSKNPSYNGCTYPGGST is encoded by the exons ATGGCGTTTTCAATCCTCATCCTTCTCTATCTCCTTCAATCTTTCAACTTCGCTA GTTCACAGTCTTTTATTGGGATCAATTATGGTCAAGTGGCTGATAACTTACCCCCACCATCAGCCACAGCGAAGCTCCTACAATCTACGGGTGTACAGAAAGTTAGGCTCTATGGTGCTGATCCAGCAATTATTAAAGCACTGGCAGATACTGGAATTGGGATAGTTATTGGTGCTGCTAATGGAGACATCCCTGCTTTAGCTTCAGATCCCAATTTTGCGACTCAGTGGGTTAACTCGAATGTTTTAGCTTACCCTTCTAGCAAGATCATTCTCATCACAGTTGGTAACGAG GTATTGTTATCGAACGATCAAAACCTGATCTCTCAGCTTTTACCAGCGATGCAAAATATGCAAAAAGCACTTAGCTCTGCCTCCCTCGGCGGCAAGGTCAAGGTCTCCACGGTGCATTCCATGGCCATACTGTCTCAGTCCGACCCGCCTTCTTCGGGTTTGTTTAGCCCGGCTTATCAAGACACTATGAAAGGGTTATTGCAGTTCCAAAAGGACAATGGTTCACCCATTGCCGTTAATCCGTACCCCTTTTTTGCTTACCAGAGCGACCCAAGACCGGAGACTCTGGCTTTTTGCTTGTTTCAACCCAACTCGGGACGAGTTGACTCGGGTAATGGGATGAAGTACATGAACATGTTTGATGCTCAG GTTGATGCTGTACGGTCGGCCTTAAATGCTATGGGATTCAATGACATTGAGATTTTGGTTGCTGAGACAGGGTGGCCTTACAAAGGTGACAGCAACGAGGTTGGGCCAAGCGTTGAGAATGCAAGGGCTTATAATGGCAATTTGATTTCTCGCCTTAGATCAATGGTTGGAACCCCACTAATGCCTGGAAAATCTGTAGATACATATATCTTCGCCCTTTATGATGAGGACTTGAAACCTGGTCCTGCTTCGGAACGATCGTTTGGGCTTTTCAAGCCTGACCTTTCAATGACATATGATATTGGTCTTTCAAAGAGTAGCTTG ACTCCATCGACTCCAGTAACTTCATCACCAAAGCCAGCAACAGTAGGCTGGTGCGTGCCGAAAACTGGTGCTTCTGAGGCTCAATTGCAGGCAAGTCTCGACTATGCCTGTGGCCAAGGCATAGATTGCGGCCCCATTCAACCAGGAGGTGCCTGTTTCATACCAGATACTCTGGCATCACATGCTGCTTATGCCATTAATCTCTACTTCCAGGCTTCTGCAAAGAGTCCATGGAACTGTGATTTCTCAGAAACGGCTACACTCACATCCAAAAATCCCA GTTACAATGGCTGCACCTACCCTGGTGGGAGcacttga
- the LOC7456378 gene encoding cyclase-associated protein 1 — MEEKLIERLESAVARLEALSLRSGGVALSGGDDSAATDPSIVAFDDFIGTFFVRVSSAAEKIGGQVLEVTRILEQALNVQKELLIKIKQTRKPDLAGLAEFLKPLNEVIIKANAMTEGRRSDFFNHLKAAADSLTALAWIAYTGKDCGMSMPIAHVEESWQMAEFYSNKILVQYKSKDPNHVEWAKALKDLYLPGLRDYVKSHYPLGPVWSTTGKATASAPSKAPAPPPPPPASLFSSESSQPSSSKPKEGMAAVFQEISSGKSVTTGLKKVTDDMKTKNRADRTGVVAVTEKGGRASAPSFSKAGPPKLELQMGRKWVVENQIGKKNLVIDDCDAKQSVYVFGCKDSVLQIQGKVNNITIDKCTKMGVVFTDVVAACEIVNCTGVEVQCQGSAPTISVDNTGGCQLYLSKDSLGASITTAKSSEINVLVPGAEPGGDLAEHALPQQFIHAFKDGQFETTPVSHSGG; from the exons ATGGAGGAGAAACTGATAGAGAGGCTAGAATCAGCGGTGGCGCGATTGGAAGCGCTGTCTTTGAGGAGTGGAGGTGTGGCTTTGAGTGGCGGAGATGATTCCGCGGCGACGGATCCGTCGATTGTGGCGTTTGATGATTTCATTGGGACATTCTTTGTTAGGGTTTCGAGTGCCGCGGAAAAGATTGGAGGGCAAGTTTTAGAAGTCACGAGGATTCTAGAACAAGCTCTTAATGTACAAAAGGAACTTCTcatcaaaatcaagcaaactCGG AAACCTGATCTTGCAGGATTGGCTGAATTTCTCAAGCCATTGAATGAAGTGATCATCAAAGCAAATGCGATGACAGAGGGAAGGAGATCTGATTTCTTTAACCACTTGAAGGCAGCTGCTGATAGTCTCACAGCTTTAGCTTGGATTGCTTACACTGGAAAGGATTGTG gTATGAGCATGCCTATTGCGCATGTGGAAGAAAGTTGGCAAATGGCTGAGTTTTACAGTAACAAG ATTCTTGTACAGTACAAAAGCAAAGACCCAAACCATGTTGAATGGGCCAAGGCCTTGAAGGATCTATATTTACCAGGTTTGAGGGACTATGTTAAGAGTCATTATCCCCTGGGCCCAGTTTGGAGCACTACTGGCAAAGCAACGGCCTCTGCTCCATCAAAAGCTCCTGcacctccacctcctccaccaGCTTCTCTCTTCAGTTCTGAATCTTCTCAGCCTTCATCATCAAAGCCAAAAGAAGGGATGGCTGCTGTTTTCCAAGAAATTAGTTCTGGGAAGTCTGTGACTACAG GTCTTAAAAAGGTCACAGATGATATGAAGACAAAGAACCGTGCTGATAGAACTGGTGTTGTTGCTGTTACTGAAAAAGGAGGCCGCGCTAGTGCACCTTCTTTCTCCAAGGCAGGGCCTCCAAAGCTAGAGCTTCAAATGGGTCGTAA GTGGGTCGTCGagaatcaaattggaaaaaagaatttagTAATTGATGACTGTGATGCAAAACAGTCTGTATATGTTTTTGGATGCAAAGATTCAGTTTTGCAGATTCAAG GCAAAGTTAACAATATAACAATTGACAAATGCACCAAGATGGGGGTTGTATTCACG GATGTGGTGGCTGCTTGTGAGATTGTGAATTGCACTGGTGTTGAGGTGCAATGCCAG GGTTCTGCCCCAACAATTTCAGTGGACAACACGGGAGGCTGTCAATTATATTTAAGCAAGGATTCCTTGGGGGCATCTATTACTACTGCTAAATCTAGTGAGATCAACGTATTGGTACCTGGTGCAGAGCCTGGTGGTGATTTG GCGGAGCATGCTTTGCCACAGCAGTTCATTCATGCATTCAAGGATGGCCAGTTTGAAACCACTCCCGTCTCCCACTCTGGAGGGTAA
- the LOC7456377 gene encoding probable receptor-like serine/threonine-protein kinase At4g34500, translating into MSDSDTETNITANHYNSLPHKLASQTPFLNLKLYVLIAILLLCILLVSFSIFLCVRLRRAARKRNKMRVKHSSGSIPLVSKEIVEIKDLVLKNKEKDEGKMGNVGFVKMENVGGGGGGDLEMGKKSGESGCSTDDVSSVDENIGWGRWYSLKELEIATRGFAEENVIGEGGYGVVYRGVLQGGYVVAVKNLLNNKGQAEKEFKVEVEVIGKVRHKNLVRLIGYCAEGARRMLVYEYVDNGNLEQWLHGDVGPVSPLTWVIRMKIAIGTAKGLAYLHEGLEPKVVHRDVKSSNILLDRKWNPKVSDFGLAKLLGSEASYVTTRVMGTFGYVSPDYASTGMLNEGSDVYSFGILLMEMITGRSPIDYSRPAGEMNLVDWFKGMVASRRAEELVDPLIEVQPAPRALKRTLLVCLRCIDLDSCKRPKMGQIVHMLEADDFPFRTELRAVRENDPPPSTDSISDKIPHPTKLAGSGADVERSRRR; encoded by the exons ATGTCGGATTCAGATACTGAAACAAACATCACCGCCAACCACTACAACTCTCTCCCTCACAAACTAGCCTCACAAACGCCATTTTTGAATCTTAAACTCTATGTATTAATCGCAATTCTCTTACTCTGTATCCTCTtggtttctttttcaatattccTCTGTGTTCGTTTACGCCGCGCGGCTAGAAAACGCAATAAAATGAGAGTGAAACACAGTTCGGGTTCGATCCCATTAGTGTCTAAAGAAATTGTGGAGATTAAAgatttggttttgaaaaataaagagaaagatgaGGGGAAAATGGGAAATGTGGGTTTTGTAAAGATGGAGaatgttggtggtggtggtggtggtgatctGGAGATGGGAAAGAAGAGTGGAGAGAGTGGTTGTAGTACTGACGACGTTTCGTCGGTGGATGAAAACATAGGATGGGGTCGGTGGTATAGTTTGAAAGAGCTTGAGATCGCGACACGTGGATTTGCTGAAGAAAATGTGATTGGTGAAGGAGGGTATGGTGTTGTTTATAGAGGTGTTTTGCAAGGTGGGTATGTGGTTGCTGTCAAGAATTTACTTAATAACAA GGGTCAGGCGGAGAAGGAGTTTAAGGTGGAAGTTGAAGTCATTGGAAAAGTAAGACATAAGAACTTAGTGCGCCTAATTGGGTACTGTGCAGAAGGTGCTCGCAG GATGCTTGTTTATGAATATGTTGACAATGGAAACTTGGAGCAATGGTTACATGGTGATGTAGGTCCTGTTAGTCCTCTGACCTGGGTTATTCGAATGAAGATTGCAATTGGGACAGCAAAAGG GCTAGCCTATTTACATGAAGGTTTAGAACCTAAAGTTGTTCACCGGGATGTAAAATCCAGTAACATACTTCTCGATAGAAAATGGAACCCCAAGGTCTCAGATTTTGGATTGGCCAAGCTCTTGGGTTCTGAAGCAAGCTATGTGACTACACGTGTCATGGGGACATTTGG ATATGTATCTCCTGATTATGCAAGCACGGGTATGCTTAACGAGGGGAGTGATGTATACAGTTTTGGAATTCTTCTTATGGAGATGATTACTGGAAGGAGTCCTATTGATTACTCCAGACCAGCTGGAGAG ATGAACTTGGTTGATTGGTTCAAAGGAATGGTAGCAAGTCGTCGTGCAGAAGAGCTTGTAGATCCCCTCATTGAAGTGCAGCCTGCTCCAAGGGCTTTGAAACGAACATTGCTGGTCTGCCTCCGGTGTATAGATTTGGATTCCTGTAAGAGACCAAAAATGGGGCAAATTGTTCATATGCTTGAGGCAGACGACTTTCCTTTTCGTACT GAACTTCGAGCAGTTCGAGAGAATGATCCTCCACCTTCCACTGATTCTATCTCTGACAAAATTCCACATCCAACCAAGCTTGCTGGTAGTGGTGCTGATGTAGAGAGATCAAGGCGAAGATGA